The Plasmodium malariae genome assembly, chromosome: 3 genome window below encodes:
- the PmUG01_03010300 gene encoding fam-m protein: protein MYTLDTKNMLVLFIKISTFVLLFWINPFNMNASMYSKSIDALCNIGKILYRKNYRLLAKYKQINDSNNVCLNKIIPISGMDEKKEIYNNVKEPKERNNKSSRKLLNKAEYYTEVIDYNNGMFDGKHFHFEKKLIKKKDYDNFLEKNRRISDIALKKIKFRNKGFGVAIIFFFFLLGIGIPSLYGIESLKIETTNIHNHEIWKHFTDLIKIMVPESIAPYVHTILFSILIVIISIILIVTIYKILRNNEKYERIKLIYQ, encoded by the exons ATGTATACATTGGATACAAAAAACATGTTAgtcctttttataaaaatttcaacTTTTGTCCTTTTATTTTGGATAAATCCTTTCAACATGAATGcg aGTATGTATAGTAAATCTATAGATGCGCTATGTAACATtggtaaaatattatatagaaaaaattatcgattactagcaaaatataaacaaataaatgattCAAATAATGTATGTTTAAACAAAATCATCCCTATTAGTGGTATGgacgaaaaaaaagaaatatataataatgtaaaagaaCCCAAAGAAAGAAACAACAAATCAAGTAGAAAATTATTGAATAAGGCAGAATATTATACAGAAGTTATAGATTATAACAATGGAATGTTTGACGGAAAgcatttccattttgaaaaaaaattgataaaaaaaaaggattatgataattttcttgaaaaaaacaGGAGAATTAGCGAtatagctttaaaaaaaataaaatttaggaATAAAGGATTTGGAGttgctataatttttttttttttcttgttggGAATAGGAATTCCATCATTATACGGAATAGAGtctttaaaaattgaaacTACAAATATTCATAATCATGAAATTTGGAAACATTTCACAGatcttataaaaattatggttCCAGAATCTATAGCACCCTATGTTCATACAATATTATTTAGCATCCTTATAGTTATAATATCAATTATACTTATAGTAACAATTTATAAGAtcttaagaaataatgaaaaatacgaaagaattaaattaatatatcagtaa
- the PmUG01_03010500 gene encoding Plasmodium exported protein, unknown function, protein MRANSNKLTLLIKIFLFSLLIWIFQDAYETNVSIKTWNKKIYANDTLDVGISRLLSTERYVGSKDRKKHLKKGCFPQIMGCIDTSKYLDIILNTYDSTVSNYFLAQLYEKLKENANQNEEEYISREKEIKKYIYTLLFYLELKYKNKLKTRRHSNNEKYKNFLQILSDPKTKKMLNLTIPMLAVTHYSFQYIPYLDPSLDEVILSELISYANSILDSHKKLNKNEASK, encoded by the exons ATGAGGGcaaattcaaataaattaactttacttattaaaatttttttattttccctaTTAATATGGATATTCCAGGACGCCTATGAG ACAAATGTCTCTATAAAAACATGGAATAAGAAGATATATGCAAATGATACCTTAGATGTAGGGATAAGTAGATTATTAAGTACAGAAAGATATGTAGGTTCTAAAGAcagaaaaaaacatttaaaaaagggTTGTTTTCCCCAAATTATGGGATGCATAGATACATCAAAATATTTGGACATcattttaaatacatatgatTCAACAGTATCTAATTATTTTCTTGCacaattatatgaaaaattaaaagaaaatgcaAATCAAAACgaagaagaatatatttcaagagaaaaagaaataaaaaaatatatatatactcttttattttatttagaattaaaatataaaaataaactaaaaacTCGGAGACATTCtaacaatgaaaaatacaaaaattttttacaaattttatcTGATCccaaaactaaaaaaatgcTTAATCTTACTATTCCAATGTTAGCAGTAACACATTATTCATTTCAATACATCCCATACCTAGATCCTTCATTAGATGAAGTAATTTTATCTGAATTAATATCATATGCAAACTCTATTTTAGATtcacataaaaaattgaataaaaatgaagcGAGTAAGTAG